One region of Babylonia areolata isolate BAREFJ2019XMU chromosome 29, ASM4173473v1, whole genome shotgun sequence genomic DNA includes:
- the LOC143274776 gene encoding uncharacterized protein LOC143274776 isoform X2, with the protein MDLFDPFFTPEGDKATPTTSTSTTHSAQEDLLDIFGGGGEGGGVGGDPFSPSSSSPQVQSSSGDVVRGEGDSSSAPTTFGGKDDQHFFALTTSTDEGDQNDELKAADGLSPQPNPFIANADPFSSNPDPFSLNPDPFSSNADPFSSDADPFSSNADPFSSNGDPFSLNPDPFSSNPDPFSSNADPFGLGPLGTARQNTDDEGSSTSCQTMSDPFHGGPFIGVTGHPRGPGSGGGGGAERTPQRGEEDSQDAFSFHSVNGSQKPDQEPDLSQEADSQDLLSTDVKQQKASSGPDAKQEAVEGSVKRPPSENVDQKVVQEPDVGRNITTVMCEGPWGSQLTARHTLNQQESDTDSRLASSDSSCLHSQTSSDQKGSLDIQATTTTATTIGSTKRQTSGQLAQAVLDSADKSESYRTATGDHSTELMPDSLTWMDDDNGDDDDDDDDDDKVLHETGKDPEPETTTTSTDTNDDSKSSADHHHHHHTTTKSETHSPQPQMDHPQMDHPQMDTPPDRQKTDNRATKETTADVPWMDPSPASLKTHRQDGAAIVDAAAVAAAAAPRRAAHQTMSSTKTDSTPRSRETQETLPAAAEKVDEKVAADLGDGESVASASSSPSLQPVELCEGEPRGHFLEDTALAVSAGREATQTGSGESTEEIECTMEAKATGARRVGDSAGGETSDDLLRLDDFIGVSETDQEPSNARMPVSSTASLRLKKKLKKKKLQMQQQQQEHQPSPVIVVEREGEEVESVTLKDAYSEKGEVEKAEVDNEEVDGGRGGEESEEEEGGKEEEMKTNGLKDSDMDFAMLEVVSSHLNLEVSKQKTSLRKKGSLAYRKRPSRSTVTLPPGASDGIFRDSTGETQDTVDGSSGLDHQMTSDTATTDTAPAEKKFSPRKLPGIVPGLQDLKQSKLFNQERKKTGEDTPPPVTTATTTSLFDSNLSASTTTPPSKHSPEPASGSAPEATSPQRTQQQHKPPVWLSEMKAKTSSSSAATPASGGSESAPVGPLARSLHSPQTKATALSSSSPNIPQSLAEFQNTSSNSSRRESIKRRGVSPEVVGKGGEGEPVWMKAALEKTSRMADRLQGQKDDQDNRQKEEDDDKRAAPPWAAELKRRNRPLVGGAQSSAISPSQKAETPSKNTTTGTREREMYTPSWAKRDQALSTSRDSGKPLKATNGSTTDVRGGKSLQTREAPSWQAELAEKKKRRQVESDWSSDGKSETSERGSGDAVSGSTPSPSSSSSSPSPQPQWKQQLIQRRKSASIPAGLERPPGKVGEDGGMSPSPEWMRQVEERRARLMKSGLLDHNSSESHC; encoded by the exons atGGATCTCTTCGATCcattcttcacccctgaaggggaCAAGGCCacgcccaccacctccacctccaccacccactctGCCCAGGAAGATCTGCTGGACATCTTTGGTGgcggtggagaaggaggaggggtaggaggagaccctttctccccttcctcctcttccccacaagTTCAGTCCAGTTCTGGTGACgtagtgaggggtgagggggattcATCATCTGCCCCCACCACGTTTGGCGGCAAAGATGACCAGCATTTCTTCGCTTTGACGACTTCCACTGATGAGGGGGACCAAAATGATGAACTGAAGGCTGCCGACGGTTTAAGCCCACAGCCAAACCCCTTCATTGCGAACGCAGACCCCTTCAGTTCGAATCCAGACCCCTTCAGTTTGAATCCAGACCCCTTCAGTTCGAATGCAGACCCTTTCAGTTCGGACGCAGATCCATTTAGTTCGAATGCAGACCCCTTCAGTTCGAATGGAGACCCCTTCAGTTTGAATCCAGACCCCTTCAGTTCGAATCCAGACCCCTTCAGTTCGAACGCAGATCCTTTTGGTCTCGGTCCGCTAGGTACTGCCCGTCAGAACACAGACGATGAAGGGTCGTCTACCAGCTGTCAGACAATGTCCGACCCGTTTCATGGCGGCCCGTTCATCGGTGTGACGGGGCACCCCCGGGGaccaggaagtggaggaggaggaggagctgaacgCACCCCGCAGCGTGGAGAGGAGGACTCTCAGGACGCGTTCTCCTTCCACAGCGTGAATGGGAGTCAGAAACCTGATCAGGAACCCGACCTCTCACAGGAAGCAGATTCTCAGGATCTGCTCTCGACCGACGTGAAGCAGCAGAAAGCAAGCTCAGGGCCTGACGCGAAGCAGGAAGCAGTGGAGGGGTCTGTGAAGCGACCGCCGTCTGAGAACGTGGATCAGAAAGTCGTCCAGGAGCCAGACGTTGGGAGGAACATCACCACGGTGATGTGTGAAGGACCGTGGGGCTCACAGCTGACTGCAAGGCACACCCTCAACCAACAGGAATCTGACACAGACAGTCGGCTCGCGTCGTctgacagcagctgcctccacAGTCAGACTTCATCGGATCAAAAAGGAAGCCTGGATATccaagcaacaactacaacagcaacaaccatcgGTTCCACCAAGAGGCAGACTTCAGGACAGCTAGCTCAGGCAGTGCTGGATTCCGCTGACAAATCTGAAAGCTATCGAACCGCGACGGGCGACCACTCGACTGAGCTGATGCCTGACTCCCTGACATGGATGGacgatgataacggtgatgatgacgatgacgatgacgatgatgacaaagtCCTGCATGAGACAGGAAAGGACCCGGAGCCTGAAACAACGACCACCAGCACCGACACCAACGACGACTCCAAGAGCAGtgctgaccaccaccatcaccaccacacaaccacaaagTCTGAGACCCATTCTCCACAGCCGCAGATGGACCACCCCCAGATGGACCACCCCCAGATGGACacacccccagacagacagaagacggatAACAGAGCCACCAAGGAGACGACAGCCGACGTTCCATGGATGGATCCCTCGCCAGCATCACTGAAGACCCACCGCCAGGATGGTGCAGCCAtcgttgatgctgctgctgttgctgctgctgctgccccgaGGAGAGCTGCTCACCAAACCATGTCCTCCACCAAGACGGACAGCACGCCGAGGTCACGGGAGACCCAAGAGACGCTGCCGGCAGCAGCGGAGAAGGTTGATGAGAAGGTGGCTGCTGatttgggggatggggagagcgTGGCGTCTGCATCTTCGTCCCCCTCACTACAG CCTGTAGAGCTGTGTGAAGGAGAACCACGGGGCCATTTTCTTGAGGACACCGCTTTGGCTGTCTCAGCAGGACGGGAGGCGACTCAGACTGGATCAGGGGAGAGCACTGAGGAGATAGAGTGCACGATGGAAGCCAAG GCTACTGGTGCCCGACGGGTCGGGGACAGCGCCGGCGGGGAGACCTCAGACGATCTTCTGAGGCTAGACGACTTCATCGGGGTCTCCGAGACAGACCAGGAGCCAAGCAACGCCAGAATGCCCGTGTCTTCCACTGCCTCCCTCAGactgaagaagaagctgaagaagaagaagctgcagatgcaacaacagcagcaggaacatcAGCCATCGCCTGTGATcgtggtggagagggaaggggaggaggtggagtctGTGACCCTGAAAGACGCCTATAgcgagaagggggaggtggaaaaGGCAGAGGTTGACAACGAGGAGGTGGATGGCGGTAGAGGTGGAGAAGagtctgaggaggaggaggggggcaaagaggaagag aTGAAGACAAACGGCTTGAAGGACTCGGACATGGACTTCGCCATGTTGGAG gtGGTGTCGTCCCACCTGAACCTGGAGGTGAGCAAGCAGAAGACCTCCCTCCGCAAGAAGGGCTCCCTGGCGTACCGGAAGAGACCCTCCCGCAGCACCGTCACCCTGCCCCCGGGGGCGTCTGACGGAATCTTCAGGGACTCCACTG GCGAAACACAAGACACTGTGGATGGTAGCAGTGGGTTAGACCACCAGATGACCTCAGACACTGCCACCACTGACACGGCCCCTGCCGAGAAAAAGTTCAGCCCGCGAAAACTTCCCGGTATTGTTCCTGGACTTCAAGACTTGAAACAGTCAAAG CTGTTCAACCAGGAAAGGAAGAAGACAGGCGAGGACACGCCCCCGCcagtcaccaccgccaccacaaccagCCTCTTTGACTCCAACCtctccgcctccaccaccacacccccttcaaAACACAGTCCAGAGCCTGCGTCAGGCTCAGCACCGGAGGCCACCAGCCCCCAGAGAACGCAGCAACAACACAAGCCCCCCGTGTGGCTGTCGGAGATGAAAGCAAAgacgtcctcctcctccgctgCCACCCCCGCTTCAGGAGGATCAGAGTCTGCGCCCGTCGGCCCCCTGGCACGGAGCCTCCACAGCCCCCAAACCAAGGCCACAGCCTTGAGTTCCAGTAGCCCCAACATCCCGCAGAGCCTGGCAGAGTTCCAGAAcaccagcagtaacagcagcCGGAGGGAGAGCATCAAGAGGCGGGGTGTGTCCCcggaggtggtggggaagggaggggagggggagcccGTGTGGATGAAGGCGGCGCTGGAGAAGACCTCTCGCATGGCGGACAGGCTGCAGGGCCagaaag ACGACCAGGACAACCgacagaaagaagaggatgatgacaaGCGAGCAGCGCCCCCTTGGGCAGCAGAACTGAAACGAAGGAACCGCCCCCTGGTGGGAGGTGCACAATCCTCTGCCATCAGCCCAAGTCAAAAGGCAGAAACTCCATCCAAAAACACCACCACGGGAACCAGAG AGCGCGAGATGTACACACCCAGTTGGGCGAAGCGCGATCAGGCCTTGTCGACTTCACGTGATTCTGGAAAGCCTTTAAAGGCGACCAATGGCAGCACGACTGATGTCAGAGGGGGGAAATCCCTGCAGACGAGGGAAGCCCCCAGCTGGCAGGCGGAGctggcagagaagaagaagaggcggcAGGTAGAG tcGGACTGGTCCTCGGACGGGAAGAGTGAGACGAGCGAAAGGGGCTCAGGGGACGCAGTCAGtggctccaccccctccccatcctcctcttcctcctccccctcgccaCAGCCACAGTGGAAACAGCAGCTGATACAGCGCCGAAAATCAGCATCCATACCTGCAGGATtag
- the LOC143274776 gene encoding uncharacterized protein LOC143274776 isoform X1 — protein sequence MDLFDPFFTPEGDKATPTTSTSTTHSAQEDLLDIFGGGGEGGGVGGDPFSPSSSSPQVQSSSGDVVRGEGDSSSAPTTFGGKDDQHFFALTTSTDEGDQNDELKAADGLSPQPNPFIANADPFSSNPDPFSLNPDPFSSNADPFSSDADPFSSNADPFSSNGDPFSLNPDPFSSNPDPFSSNADPFGLGPLGTARQNTDDEGSSTSCQTMSDPFHGGPFIGVTGHPRGPGSGGGGGAERTPQRGEEDSQDAFSFHSVNGSQKPDQEPDLSQEADSQDLLSTDVKQQKASSGPDAKQEAVEGSVKRPPSENVDQKVVQEPDVGRNITTVMCEGPWGSQLTARHTLNQQESDTDSRLASSDSSCLHSQTSSDQKGSLDIQATTTTATTIGSTKRQTSGQLAQAVLDSADKSESYRTATGDHSTELMPDSLTWMDDDNGDDDDDDDDDDKVLHETGKDPEPETTTTSTDTNDDSKSSADHHHHHHTTTKSETHSPQPQMDHPQMDHPQMDTPPDRQKTDNRATKETTADVPWMDPSPASLKTHRQDGAAIVDAAAVAAAAAPRRAAHQTMSSTKTDSTPRSRETQETLPAAAEKVDEKVAADLGDGESVASASSSPSLQPVELCEGEPRGHFLEDTALAVSAGREATQTGSGESTEEIECTMEAKATGARRVGDSAGGETSDDLLRLDDFIGVSETDQEPSNARMPVSSTASLRLKKKLKKKKLQMQQQQQEHQPSPVIVVEREGEEVESVTLKDAYSEKGEVEKAEVDNEEVDGGRGGEESEEEEGGKEEEMKTNGLKDSDMDFAMLEVVSSHLNLEVSKQKTSLRKKGSLAYRKRPSRSTVTLPPGASDGIFRDSTGETQDTVDGSSGLDHQMTSDTATTDTAPAEKKFSPRKLPGIVPGLQDLKQSKLFNQERKKTGEDTPPPVTTATTTSLFDSNLSASTTTPPSKHSPEPASGSAPEATSPQRTQQQHKPPVWLSEMKAKTSSSSAATPASGGSESAPVGPLARSLHSPQTKATALSSSSPNIPQSLAEFQNTSSNSSRRESIKRRGVSPEVVGKGGEGEPVWMKAALEKTSRMADRLQGQKDDQDNRQKEEDDDKRAAPPWAAELKRRNRPLVGGAQSSAISPSQKAETPSKNTTTGTREREMYTPSWAKRDQALSTSRDSGKPLKATNGSTTDVRGGKSLQTREAPSWQAELAEKKKRRQVESDWSSDGKSETSERGSGDAVSGSTPSPSSSSSSPSPQPQWKQQLIQRRKSASIPAGLGTERPPGKVGEDGGMSPSPEWMRQVEERRARLMKSGLLDHNSSESHC from the exons atGGATCTCTTCGATCcattcttcacccctgaaggggaCAAGGCCacgcccaccacctccacctccaccacccactctGCCCAGGAAGATCTGCTGGACATCTTTGGTGgcggtggagaaggaggaggggtaggaggagaccctttctccccttcctcctcttccccacaagTTCAGTCCAGTTCTGGTGACgtagtgaggggtgagggggattcATCATCTGCCCCCACCACGTTTGGCGGCAAAGATGACCAGCATTTCTTCGCTTTGACGACTTCCACTGATGAGGGGGACCAAAATGATGAACTGAAGGCTGCCGACGGTTTAAGCCCACAGCCAAACCCCTTCATTGCGAACGCAGACCCCTTCAGTTCGAATCCAGACCCCTTCAGTTTGAATCCAGACCCCTTCAGTTCGAATGCAGACCCTTTCAGTTCGGACGCAGATCCATTTAGTTCGAATGCAGACCCCTTCAGTTCGAATGGAGACCCCTTCAGTTTGAATCCAGACCCCTTCAGTTCGAATCCAGACCCCTTCAGTTCGAACGCAGATCCTTTTGGTCTCGGTCCGCTAGGTACTGCCCGTCAGAACACAGACGATGAAGGGTCGTCTACCAGCTGTCAGACAATGTCCGACCCGTTTCATGGCGGCCCGTTCATCGGTGTGACGGGGCACCCCCGGGGaccaggaagtggaggaggaggaggagctgaacgCACCCCGCAGCGTGGAGAGGAGGACTCTCAGGACGCGTTCTCCTTCCACAGCGTGAATGGGAGTCAGAAACCTGATCAGGAACCCGACCTCTCACAGGAAGCAGATTCTCAGGATCTGCTCTCGACCGACGTGAAGCAGCAGAAAGCAAGCTCAGGGCCTGACGCGAAGCAGGAAGCAGTGGAGGGGTCTGTGAAGCGACCGCCGTCTGAGAACGTGGATCAGAAAGTCGTCCAGGAGCCAGACGTTGGGAGGAACATCACCACGGTGATGTGTGAAGGACCGTGGGGCTCACAGCTGACTGCAAGGCACACCCTCAACCAACAGGAATCTGACACAGACAGTCGGCTCGCGTCGTctgacagcagctgcctccacAGTCAGACTTCATCGGATCAAAAAGGAAGCCTGGATATccaagcaacaactacaacagcaacaaccatcgGTTCCACCAAGAGGCAGACTTCAGGACAGCTAGCTCAGGCAGTGCTGGATTCCGCTGACAAATCTGAAAGCTATCGAACCGCGACGGGCGACCACTCGACTGAGCTGATGCCTGACTCCCTGACATGGATGGacgatgataacggtgatgatgacgatgacgatgacgatgatgacaaagtCCTGCATGAGACAGGAAAGGACCCGGAGCCTGAAACAACGACCACCAGCACCGACACCAACGACGACTCCAAGAGCAGtgctgaccaccaccatcaccaccacacaaccacaaagTCTGAGACCCATTCTCCACAGCCGCAGATGGACCACCCCCAGATGGACCACCCCCAGATGGACacacccccagacagacagaagacggatAACAGAGCCACCAAGGAGACGACAGCCGACGTTCCATGGATGGATCCCTCGCCAGCATCACTGAAGACCCACCGCCAGGATGGTGCAGCCAtcgttgatgctgctgctgttgctgctgctgctgccccgaGGAGAGCTGCTCACCAAACCATGTCCTCCACCAAGACGGACAGCACGCCGAGGTCACGGGAGACCCAAGAGACGCTGCCGGCAGCAGCGGAGAAGGTTGATGAGAAGGTGGCTGCTGatttgggggatggggagagcgTGGCGTCTGCATCTTCGTCCCCCTCACTACAG CCTGTAGAGCTGTGTGAAGGAGAACCACGGGGCCATTTTCTTGAGGACACCGCTTTGGCTGTCTCAGCAGGACGGGAGGCGACTCAGACTGGATCAGGGGAGAGCACTGAGGAGATAGAGTGCACGATGGAAGCCAAG GCTACTGGTGCCCGACGGGTCGGGGACAGCGCCGGCGGGGAGACCTCAGACGATCTTCTGAGGCTAGACGACTTCATCGGGGTCTCCGAGACAGACCAGGAGCCAAGCAACGCCAGAATGCCCGTGTCTTCCACTGCCTCCCTCAGactgaagaagaagctgaagaagaagaagctgcagatgcaacaacagcagcaggaacatcAGCCATCGCCTGTGATcgtggtggagagggaaggggaggaggtggagtctGTGACCCTGAAAGACGCCTATAgcgagaagggggaggtggaaaaGGCAGAGGTTGACAACGAGGAGGTGGATGGCGGTAGAGGTGGAGAAGagtctgaggaggaggaggggggcaaagaggaagag aTGAAGACAAACGGCTTGAAGGACTCGGACATGGACTTCGCCATGTTGGAG gtGGTGTCGTCCCACCTGAACCTGGAGGTGAGCAAGCAGAAGACCTCCCTCCGCAAGAAGGGCTCCCTGGCGTACCGGAAGAGACCCTCCCGCAGCACCGTCACCCTGCCCCCGGGGGCGTCTGACGGAATCTTCAGGGACTCCACTG GCGAAACACAAGACACTGTGGATGGTAGCAGTGGGTTAGACCACCAGATGACCTCAGACACTGCCACCACTGACACGGCCCCTGCCGAGAAAAAGTTCAGCCCGCGAAAACTTCCCGGTATTGTTCCTGGACTTCAAGACTTGAAACAGTCAAAG CTGTTCAACCAGGAAAGGAAGAAGACAGGCGAGGACACGCCCCCGCcagtcaccaccgccaccacaaccagCCTCTTTGACTCCAACCtctccgcctccaccaccacacccccttcaaAACACAGTCCAGAGCCTGCGTCAGGCTCAGCACCGGAGGCCACCAGCCCCCAGAGAACGCAGCAACAACACAAGCCCCCCGTGTGGCTGTCGGAGATGAAAGCAAAgacgtcctcctcctccgctgCCACCCCCGCTTCAGGAGGATCAGAGTCTGCGCCCGTCGGCCCCCTGGCACGGAGCCTCCACAGCCCCCAAACCAAGGCCACAGCCTTGAGTTCCAGTAGCCCCAACATCCCGCAGAGCCTGGCAGAGTTCCAGAAcaccagcagtaacagcagcCGGAGGGAGAGCATCAAGAGGCGGGGTGTGTCCCcggaggtggtggggaagggaggggagggggagcccGTGTGGATGAAGGCGGCGCTGGAGAAGACCTCTCGCATGGCGGACAGGCTGCAGGGCCagaaag ACGACCAGGACAACCgacagaaagaagaggatgatgacaaGCGAGCAGCGCCCCCTTGGGCAGCAGAACTGAAACGAAGGAACCGCCCCCTGGTGGGAGGTGCACAATCCTCTGCCATCAGCCCAAGTCAAAAGGCAGAAACTCCATCCAAAAACACCACCACGGGAACCAGAG AGCGCGAGATGTACACACCCAGTTGGGCGAAGCGCGATCAGGCCTTGTCGACTTCACGTGATTCTGGAAAGCCTTTAAAGGCGACCAATGGCAGCACGACTGATGTCAGAGGGGGGAAATCCCTGCAGACGAGGGAAGCCCCCAGCTGGCAGGCGGAGctggcagagaagaagaagaggcggcAGGTAGAG tcGGACTGGTCCTCGGACGGGAAGAGTGAGACGAGCGAAAGGGGCTCAGGGGACGCAGTCAGtggctccaccccctccccatcctcctcttcctcctccccctcgccaCAGCCACAGTGGAAACAGCAGCTGATACAGCGCCGAAAATCAGCATCCATACCTGCAGGATtaggtacag